The Filimonas lacunae genomic sequence AAACTGAACCTGGACAACATATACGAAAACAACCTTCCTACCTGGGGCGGTGGTACCGGTATTGGTGATTTGAATGGTTTGAATGGTAATTTAAGTGATGAGTCATACGGCGAATCGAAATACTTTGAAGGTACTATTACCAATACAGATGTAAAGGATTATGGTACTGCATTGGATAAGGGAAACAACTATGGTAAAATCAGAACCATCAACATGTTTCTCCGCGATATGAACGCTTCTCCATTAGAGCAATACACTATTAATACCTATAATGCACAGGCGCTGTTTTTCAGGGCATGGCGTTATTTCGACCTGGTGCGCATTTACGGTGGCGTTCCATTGGTGCTTACGCCATTAGAAGCAGTAGGTAATGAAGCTAAAATGGATGCATTACTGCCACGTAACACCACCGCAGAATGTATCAAACAAATTGTATCCGACCTGGATACAGCTATCAAATACCTGCCGGGTAAATATACTGCCACCAGCGATTGGGGCCGTATTACCAGTGGTGCAGCAGCTGCATTCAAAGGCCGTGTATTATTAACCTATGCCAGCCCGCAGTTTAATCCTAACGATTTACAGGAAAGATGGCAGGCAGCTTATGATGCTAACCTGCAGGCAAAAACTTTACTGGATGCCAATGGTTTTGGCCTGTTCGCTTCTTACAACGACATGTGGTTTACAGAGGTGAATAACCCAGAAGCAGTAATGGTAACCGGTTATAATACTGCTACCGGCGATCAGACTAAAAAGAATAATTCTTATGATAACTCTACCCGTCCTTCTTACTTAGGCACTGGTGGAGGTTCTAATCAGCCTTCGTGGGAGTTGGTAAAAGCGTATCCTATGAAAGATGGTAAAGCGCCTGGTGCATCTGCTACTTATACCTACTCCGATCAGTTATTTTATAAAAACCGTGATCCACGCTTTAACAGCACCATTGGTTACAATGGCAGCACCTGGAGCATTAACGGTATTACCACTTACCGTTTGTGGACATACTTCTATAAAAACAGTAACAACGCCACCGTTACCTCTGAAAACAAAGCCAGCAACACCGGTTTTTATTTAAAGAAAGCGATTACTACAAGCGGTACTGCCAGCACTGCACAATATGCAGGTACAGACTGGATGGAAATTCGTTATGCAGAAGTGTTGTTGAACCTGGCAGAAAGTGCAGTGGGTATTAATAAGCTGGGTACCAGTGATGAAGGTTACGCTGGTTTAGTGGCCATCAGAAAAAGAGCGGGTATTGAAGCGGGTGATGGGTTCTATGGCCTTACATCAGGCTTAGACCGTGCCGGCTTATTTAGTGCTATCTTATACGAACGCCAGATAGAGCAGGCTTTTGAAGGCAAGCGTTTCTGGGATTTAAGAAGATGGAAACTGATAGAAAGCACCTTGAATGGTAAGCGCAGGAATAAAATGGTGATCACTTTAAAAACAGGTGCAGGCATACCCACCTTCACAGAGCTGGCCGATCCAAACAGTGCCAACTATCGCGATAAACTGAACCTGGATGATATGTATACTAACTATTTCACATTGGCTCCTGCTTCACTCGATACCAAGTATGCTATCAACTGGCAAAGTACTTATTACTTTTTCCCAATACCACAGGATGCTATTAACAACAATCCTAACCTGGTGCAAAACAACAATTGGGGTGGAAATTTTAACCCACTGCAATAAACTATAGAATAAATTATTAGTCTAAGAATTAAAGAAGAATAATATGAGAGGTAAATCAGTGTTGTTTGCTGTTGGCTTGCTGGGCCTTACTTCTGTAACCCGGGCGCAGTATCCTTCCATACCACCGGATATACAGAAATGGTCAGATTCTTTAATGAACGCTGCTACTAAGCATTCCGATTCGGCATGGCAAATAGCGTATCCTATTAT encodes the following:
- a CDS encoding RagB/SusD family nutrient uptake outer membrane protein; amino-acid sequence: MKKSNIIIGSLVGILALAGCNKVMDKTDLKTVPGDLIFNDSAIAKLNLDNIYENNLPTWGGGTGIGDLNGLNGNLSDESYGESKYFEGTITNTDVKDYGTALDKGNNYGKIRTINMFLRDMNASPLEQYTINTYNAQALFFRAWRYFDLVRIYGGVPLVLTPLEAVGNEAKMDALLPRNTTAECIKQIVSDLDTAIKYLPGKYTATSDWGRITSGAAAAFKGRVLLTYASPQFNPNDLQERWQAAYDANLQAKTLLDANGFGLFASYNDMWFTEVNNPEAVMVTGYNTATGDQTKKNNSYDNSTRPSYLGTGGGSNQPSWELVKAYPMKDGKAPGASATYTYSDQLFYKNRDPRFNSTIGYNGSTWSINGITTYRLWTYFYKNSNNATVTSENKASNTGFYLKKAITTSGTASTAQYAGTDWMEIRYAEVLLNLAESAVGINKLGTSDEGYAGLVAIRKRAGIEAGDGFYGLTSGLDRAGLFSAILYERQIEQAFEGKRFWDLRRWKLIESTLNGKRRNKMVITLKTGAGIPTFTELADPNSANYRDKLNLDDMYTNYFTLAPASLDTKYAINWQSTYYFFPIPQDAINNNPNLVQNNNWGGNFNPLQ